Sequence from the Ferroacidibacillus organovorans genome:
GCCCTTTCTCGCGCGTTCGCATAGAAAAAATGGATATTCCCGTTTTATGCGCACTGCGCATGGGGGTTTATCAGTTGCGGATGATGGATCGCATTCCAGATTATGCGGCGATATCAGAAGCGGTTGAATTGGTTAGGATCCACACGTTTCACGCGCATAAGATGGTGAATGCCGTGCTTCGCGCGATTCAAAACGCAAAAGATCTTCCGCTTCCGCTATCTCCTGAAGAAGTCTCGCATGCGCCGCGTGACTCGCTCGGTCTTCGGCTCTCCTATCAGGACTGGATGGTTCGCGAAATTCTCGTATCGCTTGGAGACGAAACGGGGCGCGCGGCGCTTGCCGCAATGAACGAGAGACAACAACTCACGCTGCGCGTGAACGCAAGAAATGGATCGCGCGACCAAGTTCTAAACGGCCTGCGCGATGCTATGTGCAAGGTGTCCGAGGTGCAAGGCGTACCTGATGCGATCCTTGTTGAAGAAGGTGTTCGCGACGCGATTCAGGCGGTGATCGCACGGGGAGACGCGTCCTATCAGGCTTGTCCTCCATGAAAATTGCGCCGCTGCTTCGACCCCGCGCGGGAATGACGATTGTGGATGCGTGTGCCGCGCCGGGCGGTAAAACGCTACATTTGGCAGTACTGAGTGATGATCAAGCTGAGATTTTTGCTGTCGAGGTTCATGCGCATCGCGCAAAAATGATTCAAGAACAAAAAGAGCGTCTCGGCATGCATTCGGTCCAGGTGGTTCACGCAGACTTTCTTACGTTTGAAAAAGTTTGTGACGCGGTTTTGCTTGATGCCCCTTGTTCTGGATTGGGGTCCATTGCGCGCAAACCAGATATCAAATGGACTGTTGAAAAGAAAGATCTGGATGATCTCGCGGCATTGCAGACAAAGATGTTAAACCACGCAGCCGATCTTCTGAGGCCTGGTGGGACCCTCGTTTATTCCGTGTGCACATTGACACGCGCGGAAGGGGATGCGCAGGTTGAAAAAATTCTTGCAAAGCGCGCAGACCTTGAGCTTGACTGGATTGCGGATGACGAGTTGACGTTTTCACAGCGTACGCCTGCAGGCGGGGTGCGCATGCTGCCTCATCGGGATCGCGGGGACGGTTTTTTTGTGGCGAGATTCCGCAAAAAGATTTGATGCGTGCGTGATGAATGGACAGGAGGGAAAATGCGTGAAGCCACTCATTCTTGATTTGACTCGTCAACAGATTGAACAGTGGTTGCTTGAAGTTGGGCAGCCAGCGTATCGTGCAACGCAAGTGTTTCAATGGATCTACCAGCGTCGCGTCACGTCGTTTGCAGAAATGACTGATTTGCCAAAGACGCTTCGGGATCGACTCGCAGAGACGTTTCTACTCACGTCGCTGCGCGAAGTTACACGCCAAATCTCAAAAAAAGACGGAACGACCAAGTTTTTGTTTGCGCTCTCCGACGGAGCGACCATTGAGACGGTGATCATGCGTCACGACTATGGTGTCAGCGTGTGTGTCTCCTCACAGGTTGGCTGCAAAATGGGATGTACGTTTTGCGCCTCCACGCTTGGCGGATTGATTCGTCATTTGCGCGCGGGTGAGATTGTCGAGCAATTGATCTGGTGTCAGCGCTTGCTCGATCATGAGGGCGAGCGCGTCAAGAGCATCGTCATGATGGGGTCTGGGGAGCCACTTGAAAACTATGACGCGGCGCTTCGCTTTGTCGATATTGTGACAGACGCAAAAGGCTTGATGATCGGGCAACGCCATATCACGATCTCGACCGTCGGCTTGGTGCCGGCGATCTATCGGCTCGCCGATGAACATCGTGGGATTACACTCGCCGTCTCTCTTCATGCGGCAGATGACGCGACGAGATCTTCGATGATGCCGATCAATCGCGCGTACAACATTGCCAAATTGATGGAAGCATGTCACTATTATTACAGAGAGACTGGCCGCAGAATCTCATTTGAGTATGCGCTGATTGCAAATGTGAATGATACGCTTGCGCATGCGCGGCGGTTGGCGGAAGTCGTCTCGACGCTTCCGTGCCACGTTAATCTGATTCCAGTCAATTACGTTCCAGAGCGAGACTTAAAGCGGACAGAGCAGGCACAGATTCGTGCGTTTGTAAAGGAACTGGAGCGTCTCTCCGTCAACGCGACGGTGCGTCGGGAAATGGGATCGGATATTGCCGCGGCGTGCGGTCAATTGCGGGCAGAACACGCCAGTGAAAACGCTGCACTCGCGTCTCCGTGAGACTGATGTTGCCACGCGAAATGTGTGTGAAAGAGTCCTTGCAGAGCAGGTTGCGAATGCGGATTTCACGAGATGGGATGCATTGCTGAATTTTTTCGGGGAGTGAACGCCGTGCAGTTTGCCGCAAGAACGCACGTAGGCCTCGTGCGCAAAAGCAATCAGGACGGGTACCTGATTCGCATGCGAGAAGAGCGGGAGTGTATCGCGCTTGTTGC
This genomic interval carries:
- the rlmN gene encoding 23S rRNA (adenine(2503)-C(2))-methyltransferase RlmN; this translates as MNGQEGKCVKPLILDLTRQQIEQWLLEVGQPAYRATQVFQWIYQRRVTSFAEMTDLPKTLRDRLAETFLLTSLREVTRQISKKDGTTKFLFALSDGATIETVIMRHDYGVSVCVSSQVGCKMGCTFCASTLGGLIRHLRAGEIVEQLIWCQRLLDHEGERVKSIVMMGSGEPLENYDAALRFVDIVTDAKGLMIGQRHITISTVGLVPAIYRLADEHRGITLAVSLHAADDATRSSMMPINRAYNIAKLMEACHYYYRETGRRISFEYALIANVNDTLAHARRLAEVVSTLPCHVNLIPVNYVPERDLKRTEQAQIRAFVKELERLSVNATVRREMGSDIAAACGQLRAEHASENAALASP
- a CDS encoding transcription antitermination factor NusB gives rise to the protein MKDSRDFKKTSHTARGESGKRSISPARLAAFEALRAIFGHGTYTHLALLEQWNKKDYRAQDAALTSELVRGVVKWQRLLDEMIRPFSRVRIEKMDIPVLCALRMGVYQLRMMDRIPDYAAISEAVELVRIHTFHAHKMVNAVLRAIQNAKDLPLPLSPEEVSHAPRDSLGLRLSYQDWMVREILVSLGDETGRAALAAMNERQQLTLRVNARNGSRDQVLNGLRDAMCKVSEVQGVPDAILVEEGVRDAIQAVIARGDASYQACPP
- a CDS encoding RsmB/NOP family class I SAM-dependent RNA methyltransferase; the encoded protein is MKIAPLLRPRAGMTIVDACAAPGGKTLHLAVLSDDQAEIFAVEVHAHRAKMIQEQKERLGMHSVQVVHADFLTFEKVCDAVLLDAPCSGLGSIARKPDIKWTVEKKDLDDLAALQTKMLNHAADLLRPGGTLVYSVCTLTRAEGDAQVEKILAKRADLELDWIADDELTFSQRTPAGGVRMLPHRDRGDGFFVARFRKKI